A genomic segment from Canis aureus isolate CA01 chromosome 4, VMU_Caureus_v.1.0, whole genome shotgun sequence encodes:
- the NEUROG3 gene encoding neurogenin-3 yields MAPHPSGAPTVQGTYETERSFPGASDDEGACVASAPPSPARSRGNGAEEEGGGCRGASRKLRTRRGGRSRPKSELALSKQRRSRRKKANDRERNRMHNLNSALDALRGVLPTFPDDAKLTKIETLRFAHNYIWALTQALRIADHSLYGLEAPALPCGELGSQDGGSPGDWGSLYSPVSQAGSLSPAASLEERPGLQAPASPASLRPGALAFSDFL; encoded by the coding sequence ATGGCGCCTCATCCCTCGGGTGCGCCAACTGTCCAAGGGACCTACGAGACTGAGCGGTCCTTCCCGGGCGCCTCGGACGACGAAGGGGCCTGCGTTGCGTCCGCTCCGCCCAGCCCCGCTCGCTCGCGGGGCAACGGCGCCGAGGAGGAAGGGGGCGGCTGCCGAGGGGCCTCGAGGAAGCTCCGGACCAGGCGCGGCGGGCGCAGCCGGCCCAAGAGCGAGCTGGCTCTGAGCAAGCAGCGACGCAGCCGGCGCAAGAAGGCCAACGACCGCGAGCGCAATCGAATGCACAACCTCAACTCGGCGCTGGACGCGCTTCGCGGTGTCCTGCCCACCTTTCCGGACGATGCCAAGCTGACCAAGATCGAGACGCTACGCTTCGCGCACAACTACATCTGGGCGCTGACGCAGGCGCTGCGCATAGCGGACCACAGCCTCTACGGGCTGGAGGCGCCCGCGCTGCCCTGCGGGGAGCTGGGCAGCCAGGACGGCGGCTCCCCGGGAGACTGGGGCTCCCTCTACTCCCCGGTCTCCCAGGCGGGCAGCCTGAGCCCCGCCGCCTCGCTGGAGGAGCGTCCCGGGCTGCaggcccctgcctcccctgccagTCTGCGCCCCGGCGCCCTCGCTTTTTCAGACTTCCTATGA